A portion of the Lolium rigidum isolate FL_2022 chromosome 1, APGP_CSIRO_Lrig_0.1, whole genome shotgun sequence genome contains these proteins:
- the LOC124694887 gene encoding sirohydrochlorin ferrochelatase, chloroplastic-like, with the protein MHPVSISFQPFTATPANNCPLRSTNVRYSPDFLKLLTIRRNSGHFAMSSGQNSASRPETTGKQDCTVGENDGVIIVDHGSRRQESNLMLNDFVTMFRSRTGYRIVEPAHMELAEPTIKEAFGKCVEQGASRIIVSPYFLSPGRHWKQDIPSLAAEASKEHSNVAYIVTAPLGLHELMVDIMNDRINYCLKHVAGEVGECTVCAGTGKCHLYT; encoded by the exons ATGCACCCTGTGTCAATCTCTTTCCAACCCTTCACTGCAACTCCAGCAAACAATTGCCCCTTAAG GAGCACTAATGTGAGGTATTCCCCTGATTTTCTCAAGTTACTGACAATTAGAAGAAATTCTGGACACTTCGCCATGAGTTCTGGACAAAATTCAGCTTCCAGGCCTGAAACGACTGGGAAGCAAGACTGTACTGTGGGTGAGAATGATGGTGTGATCATAGTCGACCACGGGTCACGACGACAAGAATCTAATCTCATGCTAA ACGATTTTGTTACTATGTTCAGGTCAAGGACTGGCTACAGGATTGTTGAGCCCGCACATATG GAGCTAGCGGAGCCTACTATTAAGGAAGCATTTGGAAAATGTGTGGAGCAAGGAGCATCCCGCATTATTGTCAGTCCATATTTTCTTTCACCTGGACGGCACTGGAAGCAA GATATTCCTTCCTTAGCAGCAGAAGCCTCTAAAGAGCACTCGAATGTGGCCTACATTGTCACTGCTCCTCTTGGATTGCATGAGCTTATGGTG GATATTATGAACGACCGCATCAATTACTGCCTCAAGCATGTTGCGGGTGAAGTCGGTGAGTGTACAGTATGTGCCGGGACTGGAAAGTGCCACCTCTACACTTGA